Below is a window of Thermodesulfovibrionia bacterium DNA.
ATGTTATGCGGCGCAACCCCCAGTTTCACCTCTTTATCGAGAAGCAATAGATGGAAATTTTGGATCTACGTGAGGTACGAAAGGACTTGGCTATTCGAAGCTTCTGGAATATTGGCTTTTTCATTGCCGGCTTCATCTTTTGGACGTTCGTGCTAGTAACAGGCCAGATGTATCCCCTAGAACAATCGAAAGTATTTTGGCTCGCAGGAACTTTTTTAATATTCCCCACAGCCGTACTTGCTTCCAAAATCGTTGGTGCCGATCCGTTTACAAAGGGTAATAGGCTTGCCGATCTGGTTGGGTATACTCACATGAGCGCTACTGCACTGAGCTTTCCGCTCGTGATTGCGTCCTTTATCTATTTTCCTGAAGCAATGCTTCTCATAATGGCAATTGCGTACTGTATAGATTTTTACGTAATGTCATGGGCGTTTGGTACAAGAATATTTGGAGTCCACGCAGCTGTCAGGGTGTTGTTAGCGAGCTTTTTCTGGTTCATGTTCCCAGCCAGCCGGGAGCTCGTGATCCCTGTGATTGTTGCTTCTTGCTACATGGCAACAGTCTTACTTATTCCGCCGGTAAGAAGGAAGTGGATGCATGAAAGCACATTGCTCGAAAGCGCATAACAATCTGTACTGAGCGACCAAGGCGCCAATCCACCTTGGCGCCAGAACAAGGGCGTTATACGGAACCCGTCCACAAGGAGATGTAAGTGCCGAACCAAGCTCTATTTTACCCCCACATAGATATTCACGACGATCAGTGGCTTAAGACCTCCTTGCTCTATTGGGATGAATTGCGAACAATTGTCCCTGAATCAATCGAATCTCCCTACCAAAGCAACTCAACAGCTGCGCTTTATGATATGGGAATATTGACTCCGATACGCGTGAACTCGGAAATGGAGGAAATCAATAAGCTTTCTGAGCAAGTTCTTACATATCTATCAACGAATGAAGGGGCGAGGATAATTGCAAGTAACGGCAACAGGGGGGCTGTCATACACTCGGAAAAATTACCGTATAGGCTTGAAGAACTCGCCCATATACATCCTGAAAAATTTCCGCAGCACATTAGGAATGAGCTGAGGAATGTTTTCGGAGATGTAGATGAAAGAGGTTGGCTTAGAGTGGATGATGGTTTTGCCAATTTTTACATGACGCTACTTGCATCCCAGCTTTCAGAGAGAACGGGAGCGTCTCTTGTAACTAGCGATTCAATGGCGAATGATTTAGCTGTTGCCGTTCACCTAGATGCCCAACTAGGTCGAAAGATATCTAATGTGGTTGACGGTGATTGGCATCACATGAGAAGGCGCTGGCGAGAATATGAAGCGTTTGGGCAAAGAGATGTACGTCCTCCGGTTGTAGCAGAAGGGCTTCTTGCGAATTTATCTCTTACTAAAATATGTATAACGGAAGACAGCTCTATAGACGATATTCTCAGCTTCAAGAGGCATCATTCAGATGAGCTTGGACTTTTCCACCAGAAAATCTCCGCACTTTGCAGTGGGATTGACGAAGATCTACCCGTGGAGGCGCTGCAGGAGAAAGTAGCTTCGATTTACAAGAATCAAGTAGAACCTTCAATTAACAATCTGAAAGCAGCACTGAGCGGAAGGAATATCAAATGGAAAGCGGAAGGTTTAATGAAAATATCGGTAGTGTCAGCTAGCTCATATTCAGCTCTTGCTGTTGCGGGCTTATCAACGCCAATGGCATTATTGGCTGGCGCGGGAATTTCACTTACCGCCATGGGGGTTCTTCACAATATTGATAAACGCATTGAAACAAGAAGCTCCCCATTTGCCTACTTAATGAGTGCGGAGAGAAATTTTGCAAAAGTCGTATAATAATCGGCTGCACGGCGACAATTTCTCCGCTGCGTTGCAGCTCCAAAATTGCGCGTGAGCACGGGCGTTATAGCGCATAAAGGACCGTTGAGCATCGGGCTGAAACTGGGTTGTTTCGTGAACTATGCGAATCCGCCGATCTCTATTTCGCATTCTATAGCACCATTATTATGAATGACTAATCCTTGAATCAACGAAACACCAGTAACACGAGCGTCAGACTAGGAGGGAATTTACGTGGAAGGATTTTGGGTTGGGGTGGGATCTACCGCCACTGTCGTGCTTGCAATTCTTGGTTTCAATAAATGGCAAGCATCAAAGATACATCTTGTTGGAACGATTCGGAGATACCCATTTGCTGTACCAACACAGTTAAGTGAATCTCTCTACGAAATGCATAGCGTTGGCTATCTGCTTAAGGAAGTTTCTACGAAACGAGATTATCCTGAAGATCGCGAACAGGTCTCAAAAGCCATTAACAAAGTGATAGTCGAACTAGATAGATTCAAGCTGCGCGGCTTAAATTTCGGTACTTGCTCAGAACTTGAACTGCGTAACGCAGGACATGAGGAAGCAAAGAATCTTGAGATTCGTGCAGAAGGGGCGATTGTAATTGAGATGGAGCGAAACGGTCAGTGGGTTGAGCTTGCACCGGATCAGGTCCCTACGTACCTACGTCCAGGAGAACTTAGAAAGTACCGAATCTGGCAAGGGATTGTTGCAAGGAAAATTGAAGTATTCCAAGATCGTGGTCGAGCATCCATTGTTGAATACCTGTTTTCGCACCCGAGATTTTCTATTATTCCCCTGCTTTGGAAGGAGGTTAAGGCTCTTCTAATGCTAGCAGCCCTGCTTATCGCATGGATTATATTCATTACCTACGATTCGAGTGAAAATATCCTAGAACCGGTTTCTACTGAAATGCAATCTGAATTACCTCAATAGTATTTCTAACCACCGCTTACAGAGTGACGAGGATAAGCCGCGCACCTGAATCGAGCGTTAGGGGCCATAGGAACCACCATGAACGAGATTGATGTTCTGAAGAAAATTTCGTCGAACCTAACTGAGCGTAAAAGCTCCGCAGCTCTCAGTAACTATCGGGTTCTTTGCAGCAACATAGCGTTCTTAAACAAAGCCTTCTCAAATGCCATCAGCACGTTGCGGCTCATGCATGGAGAGATCGAATCCGCCCTCAAGAACGATTCCCTTCTAACACCACAGTTCAAATCCGGCACGGATTTTAACTCGTTTATCCCAATAGTCAGTCGACTTCAACTGAACAGTTTTTCTGTTTTTGAGAAGCTCGCAGCGTTTACGACACCGGATAACCGAGAGTACATCACAATAGAAAGTGTGTCGGCGCTTTCGAGGGGCTTCGATGACTACAACAATCTCGTTACTGCGACTCGGCAGTACATAGATAGCATCGTCTCTGACTCTTATCAGCTATATATGCTCAATCCAAAGTCGTTCAATTATCACGTTCTCATC
It encodes the following:
- a CDS encoding DUF6236 family protein; this encodes MPNQALFYPHIDIHDDQWLKTSLLYWDELRTIVPESIESPYQSNSTAALYDMGILTPIRVNSEMEEINKLSEQVLTYLSTNEGARIIASNGNRGAVIHSEKLPYRLEELAHIHPEKFPQHIRNELRNVFGDVDERGWLRVDDGFANFYMTLLASQLSERTGASLVTSDSMANDLAVAVHLDAQLGRKISNVVDGDWHHMRRRWREYEAFGQRDVRPPVVAEGLLANLSLTKICITEDSSIDDILSFKRHHSDELGLFHQKISALCSGIDEDLPVEALQEKVASIYKNQVEPSINNLKAALSGRNIKWKAEGLMKISVVSASSYSALAVAGLSTPMALLAGAGISLTAMGVLHNIDKRIETRSSPFAYLMSAERNFAKVV